GGATGTGCTTGATGAAATTCTTGGCGGTTTCCATCATCCCTTCATTGCCGGCGGAAAAGATGTAAACAAGGCCGGCAATAACCAAGCCGGCAAGCGCGACAAAAACAAAGATTTTAAATCCGTAGTCAATTAATTTCCAGAAGCCGATAATGAAATGACAAAGAGTGCAGGGCGCTGGATTTTCTGTCGTAGCGCAGGGAACAATGCCGGCGGCATTAGCAGTGAACGCCAGAAAAAGTGAAAAAAATATAACTAGTAATAGTAGTGAAAACCTTTTTGTCATCTTTTCAATAATTATACCACACAAGTGAAAATTTAAAACTGCATATATTTTTGCCAATAGCCGTAAAGCTCTCCGGTCGCCCGCAGATCCCCGGCATTATATTTGGCAATCTCCAGAAATTTCTTTTCTTTGAAAAGCCGGCCGACATCCTCGCCTTTTACGCCTTCCGATTTCGGGCTTTTGATTCCAAAGACCCGGCTCCACAAATGCAAGCTTCCCTTGCGCCGGACTGCTCCATAAAAAGAGAGCTGATCTTGAAGATCAATATGTTTGGCATCCCATTTTTGCAGGTTTAAGTAGCGGTTGGACATTAAGTCCTTTGTTGCTCTAATTTTATGGACCGCGGAGCGAACCATTAAAAACGGAACATCAAACCCCCGGCCGTTAAAAGTAATAAATTCTTTATAGTAACCGGTTATCTCCCAAAATTTTTCCAGCATTTCCTTCTCCGCCATCACTTGAAATTTAATTCCGTTTTCTTCAAATTCTTTTGCGTCTTCTCCCGGTGCTTGAAAATAAACAGCTCCCTTTCCTGTTTCCTGGTCCAAGGTGCCAATAGTCACAATTTCTCCCGTCAAGGGCGAAAATCCTAAGCCCTCTTTCAGCTCTTCCAGGGCAATCTTATATTCTTCCTCGCTTTCTGATTCCTTTTTTATCCAGCGGGTTACAACCTCTTGAGTGGTCTTAT
The window above is part of the Candidatus Moraniibacteriota bacterium genome. Proteins encoded here:
- a CDS encoding ribonuclease H-like domain-containing protein, which produces MSKLIFDIETVGEDFGKMDKTTQEVVTRWIKKESESEEEYKIALEELKEGLGFSPLTGEIVTIGTLDQETGKGAVYFQAPGEDAKEFEENGIKFQVMAEKEMLEKFWEITGYYKEFITFNGRGFDVPFLMVRSAVHKIRATKDLMSNRYLNLQKWDAKHIDLQDQLSFYGAVRRKGSLHLWSRVFGIKSPKSEGVKGEDVGRLFKEKKFLEIAKYNAGDLRATGELYGYWQKYMQF